Within Bradymonas sediminis, the genomic segment CGTATATTCGGCCGTGGCGACCTTCTTTAGTTTGATATTTAGGTTCAGCATCAACGGGCCCTCCAGGAAGAGGTTCCCGTCGCTGACCAGCAAGACGCTGGCTTTTTGGGTCTTCGGCAGCATCGCGAAGGCCCGGTTGTCCATCGGGAAATGGTCGCGGGCGTCGCGGCTGGTCAGGCGCACGCGCGCCTCAAGTCGCTCGCCGGCGACGGCCTGGCTTGGGTAGAAGTCCTGCTTGGTCTCGTTGGCCTCAAGTCGAATCGGTTTGGTGTCGACGAGGCGGCCGTCGGCGTAGATCTCGAGCTCGGCCTCGACCGAGCGGTCAAAATAATTGCGCACCTGCACAAAGAGCTCGTAGTCGAGCTTGTTGGACAGGTAGCGGCGAACATTAAAGGCGGTGACGCCGATATTTCCGCCGCTCTCGCCGACCTTGAGGTGGCGAATAATGGTGTTCTCACCGAAGTCGAACTTATCGAGCGTCGCCTCCCTAAGACCCGCGCCGTCGCTGATGAGCACGAGCTGGGCGTCGGTGGTGCCGCGCAGGGAGTCTGCGGCGAAGCTCAGCGCGTCGTCGTAGGAGGTGCCGGTGGCGACCGCCTCGATCTCTTGGAGCGGCTTCTCCAGCAGAGATGCCTGCGCAACGAATGGGCTAAGTGGTTGAATATGCTCGTTAAACGCGGCGAGCATGACGCGGTCCTCGGGGCCGACCGAGTCGAGAATTTCGGCGGCTTTTTGGCGCGCCACATCCATGCGGTCGGCGCCGCCGCTGACATCGGTCGCCGCCATGCTCGCCGAATTATCGATGAGCAAGAGCAGGTGGCGACCCTTGACCGCCTCGTCGGATGGGTGCGGGTCGGCCAGGGCAAAGGCCAGCAGGGCGACCATAATGATATGGAGCAACCAGGAGAGGATGCGGCGAAACCGACGCCAGAAGCTGGTCTGGGTGCGCTTGTTGGCGAGCACGCGCGACCACAGGTGCGAGAAGGGCACCTGAATGCGGCGCTTTCGCAGCTTCAGGAGATAGAGCACGGTCACGCCGACGGCGACGACGCCTGCCAGCGTCATAATCGTGCTGAATGGGAGGCCAGTAAATTGCATTATTTAAGAAATCCTCCGGCACGAAAGACGCGCAATACCAGCTCGTCGAATGCCTCTTGGATGGGAACCCGGAAATAGAGCACCGATTTGCGGGTGCAATAATCTTCGAGTTCGTCGCTGAAGTCGATAAACGCCTGGCGGTACTCGCGCACCAGCTCGGGAGTAAGCGTCACCCGACACACCTCCCCGGTCTCTACGTCCACCAATTCCATCTCGCCCTGGAGCGTCGGGTTCAACTCGCGCTCGTCGTAAATATGCAGGACGATGGGTTCGAATTTGAAATAGCGTAATTTATTTAAGCCCTCTTCAAACCCGCTTGGGTCGTAAAAATCGCTCAGGACGACCGCGATGCCCTGGCGTTTATTCTGGGTGACGAAGGTCGAGAATGCGTCCTCAAGCGACGTGTTTTTGCCGGGCTCCAGCTTGCGCAAAAAGTCGAAGATCTTAAAGATCTGCGCCTTGCCGCGGGCGGGCGGCAGCCGGCCGTCCAATTTGCTCGAGAAGGGGATTACGCTGACGCGGTCGAGGTTGCTCAGCCCGATATAACCCAGCGCGGCGACCAGTTTTTTGGCGTATTCCCACTTCGTCGGCTCCCCCAGGATCATCGACGGGCTGCAGTCGATGAGGAAGTAGATATAGAGGTCTTCTTCCTCCTCGAAGAGGCGCAAGAAGAGCTTCTGGGTGCGCGCGAAGACCTTCCAATCGAGCCCGCGGAAGTCGTCGCCGGGCGCGTAGGGGCGGTGATCGGCGAAGTCGATGCCGCTGCCGACCAGCCGCGTCTTTCGCTTGGCCTGGTTTTTGCCGGCCACGATCTTCTTGGAGACGACGTAGAGGTACTCAAGCTTCTTGAGGAACGCGTCGTCAAATGGGTCGTCTTTGGGAGCCATATATCCTGCTTATTTGCTGTTTTCGGGCACGGATTTCAGGATTTCAGCCAGGATCTGGTCGCTGGTGATGCCCTCGGCTTCGCCCTCGAAGTTCAGGATCACGCGGTGGCGAAACGCCGGCAGCGCCGAGGCGCGGATATCGTCGGTGCTCACGTTGAAGCGGCCGTCGAAGAGCGCGCGCACCTTCGAGGAGAGCAGGATGCCCTGGGCGCCACGCGGCGAGGAGCCAAAGCGCACGTAGCGCTTGGTGATGTCCGGGGCGCTGGGGTTATCCGGGTGTGTGGCCTGCAAAAGGCGCAGCGCGTAGTCCTGGACGTGGCGGGCCAGCGGCACCTGGCGGGCAAATTCCTTCATCTCCAGCAGGCGCTTCTGGTCGATGACCTCGCTGACCTCGGGGCGCTCGCTCTGGGTGGTTCGCTCCATAATCGTGTGCAACTCGTCGAGCGAGGGGAAGGGCACGTTGAGCTTATATAAGAAGCGGTCGAGCTGGGCCTCGGGCAGCGGGTAGGTGCCCTCCATCTCCAGCGGGTTCTGGGTGGCCAGCACGAAGAACGGGTCGTCGAGCTTCATCGTCTCTTTGCCGATGGTGACGCTGCGCTCCTGCATGGCCTCGAGCATCGCGGCCTGGGTCTTGGGCGTGGCGCGGTTGATCTCGTCGGCGAGCACGATATTGGCAAAGATCGGGCCGCGCTCGAATTTGAAATGCTTTCCGCCTTGCTCATCGTCCACGATCATCGTGGTGCCCAGGATGTCGGTGGGCATCAGGTCGGGCGTGAATTGGATGCGCGAGAAGGCCAGGCCGAGGGTCTCAGACAGCGTTCGCACGAGCATCGTTTTACCCAGACCGGGCACGCCCTCGAGCAGGACGTTGCCGCCGGAGAGCATCGTGATGAGCACGCCGTCGATGATCGGGCGCTGCCCGACCATCATCTTGCCCATCTCCTCGCGCATGCGCAGGCAATCTCGCTGGAATTGGGCGACTTTTTCTTCGATTTTAGCCGATGTTGGGGCTTGTGCGTCGGTGGTCATGCCGTTGAACTCCCTGCAGTTTAGACGGTGGATTGGGGCGCGGGTATCAGCCGCGCGCACCCGGTGTGCTGCGCATCAATCGCGCGGCTTGATAAGCTCGAAATAGCGTTTGATATAGTAGCGGTAGCCGGCGGGGACCTCTTCGCGGTCCATGACTTCCTCGACCACCGATTCATAGTCGACGTAGACGTCTTTATATTCGGTGGTGGCGAAGCCTTCTTCGCTGGCGGCGCTGATGATCTCGGATTTAGTGGGGCCATCGCCGTCGGCGCCCTCTAGCTTGGTGTCCTTGCCCTGGCTATCCATCTTGGTGGCCTCGCCGAGCTCTTTATTTCCCTCGCCTTCGCCGGCGCCGTTGGCCTCCTGGGCGTCGCCGCCGCCGGGCTTGTCCATCGGTTTATTTTTATTCGCCCCGGCTTCTTTGCCCTCGCCATCCTGCTCGCCCTTGGCGCGCTCCAGGAATTTACGCATCGCCTCGGACTCTTCGCCGTCTTGGTCGGATTCCTGCGGCGAGGAGCGGCGCATGGTCTCTTTCATCTGGTCGAGTTGCTTTTTGGCCTGCTCGCGAAGCTCACGGCTCTTCTGCTGCTCGCCGCCTTTTTTTAGGGCTTCAGCGGCGTCTTCAGCCATCTTTCCGGCCTGTTCTCTGGGCGAAGATTGGCCGTCTTTTTGGCTATCCTGGCTATCTTTGCCTTCCTTACCGTCGTTGCCTTTCTCTTCGCCTTTTTTGCCCTGCTCGCCTTTTTTGCTCTGCTCGCCTTGTTTGTCCTTCTGACCCTCTTGTTTGGCGTTTGGGTCCTTCTGTTCGCCTTTCTCCCCCTTTTCACCGGTGTTCTGGCCTTTCTCTCCCTCTTCCTTCAGCTTCTTGGCCATATCCTTGGTGTTACGTCGGATCTGTTTGAGCTGACGGTTGGCGGGGCGCTCCTGGTTTTTCTTCTGGCGCTTCTCGATATCGTCGAGCTTTTCTTTGGCGCGGTCGAGCTGATTCTTCTCGTCAGCGCTCAGGTTGCCCTTCATGTCGAGCTTCTTGCTCAGGCTATCGATGAGGTCGCGATGCTTCTCGGCCAGCGCCTTGAGGGCGGGGTCTTCCAGATCGATCTTATCGGCGAAGCTCTCCATCAGCTTGGCCAGGCGCTCGGCGTCTTCCTTGCTGATATCTTTGTCCTTTAACTTCTCGGCCAATTTGTTCAGCGCGTCCGAGGCCTTGGAGAGGTCTTTTTCTTTGAAGGCGTCGATGGCCTCTTGCAATTCCTCATGTTTTTTGAGCTCTTCGGAAGCTTCTTTCTCAAGCTCCTCGGCGGCCTTTTTTAACTTGTCCGCGATCTCTTCGGTGGTCTCATCTTCGAGGGTGTTGAAGTATTTTTCCTCAATTTGATCGATACGCTCCAGGAATTCTTTCTCGGAGATTTCCTGATTCTCTACGTCGTCGAGCAGCGACTCCATCTCATCGAGCAGGGCTTGAACCCGAGGGTCTTCGACGTCGCTGAGCGCCTTCTTCATCTGCTCGAGGCGGTCGCGCTCGATGGCCAGGGTTGACGCGCTGAGCACCCGGTCGTGCTTGATGATGAGCGGCTCCGGCAGCGGATGGGTGTGCGAGGGCGGGCGGAAGAACGACAGCAAGATCAGCGCGACCAAAAAGATGCCGAACGGGACCAGGTCGGTGGGCCGGCGAAAGGGCGCAGCGATCGCGGTGTCGACCTTATCTTGATGGGCCAGCGCGTCGCGAATCTGGGCGCGCACGAAGGCATCATCTTTGCCCGCCTCCAGCAGACTCAAGGCCGTGGAGAGGCGGTCGTGGAGGTCGTTGGCGCGGTCGATGCGCTGGGCGAGGGCGACGCGGTCGATGTTGGAGAACCAGCCCCACAGCGCCATGCCGATCGGCAGGGCGGCCAGGGCAAGCGCCAAGATGACCAGCGTGTCCCAGCTCATCCACAGGGTCGTGTAGAGCGTGACGACGACCGCCATCAGCATCAAATAGACGACGCCGCCCGCGGTGCCACGCTCCAGCGCGCGCTGGAAGCGAACGCGACGCTCCACGCGTTTGACCAGCGCCAGGATCTGGCGGCGCTGGGCGGCGGCTTCAGGTTGTGGAGTTTGGCTATCCATATCGTCCGTTACTTTGAGCTTGTGAATACGCGTTGTACCCAAATTAGTGCGGCTAAGTCTAACGCAATCGAAAGCATGGCGCATTCCGATGGGTTTTGCCAACCACCGAAGCGCGCCGTCTACAACATCTCCCCATGGGGTAAGATTCGGTGCTGGCGAGAAATTTCGCGGAAAGGGCGACGCGGCTTAGCTTTTATCACGCGTCGAAGCGTTGGTGATAGTCAAAAGTAGTTCGGCCCGAGTATCGCGGCTCCGGCACGGATTCGGGCGCTCAGGGGGCCCCTTCGTCGCCGCTGCGGGTGCCCGCGTCGTCGGTGACGCTGAGGAGTTTCGGCGAGGGGTCGGCGGGCGTAAAACGCCATTTGGAGAGGTGAAATTGACGCCCGCGCACGGTTTCGCCCTCCAAGTCGTGATGCTCAAAGGCTTCCTTATACATGCGGTATTTATGGGCGTTGATTTCGACGGTAATCGGCGCGGTCTTGCGCTTGTCCTCGCTCGCGTCGAGCGGGATTTCGAGGAGGATGTCGTGGTGTGCCCCCGGGAGGATGCGGTTATCGGTGAGCTTCTCGATGCTCGGCCACCATTGGTAGCGCGAGGCGATAAGGTCGCTGGCCTGCGCGATGACCTCGCCCTGGGCGTTGGTCGCGCTGACGTGGATCTCGGCGTGGCGCTCGGGGTCGCCGGTGGGGAATTTGTGGCCGGCGTTGCGATTGCTCAGGCGCACCCAATAGCGAAGGCAGGGCTGGTCGGCGTCGCAGCGGGTTGAGTCTGCGCCGAAGTCCGGGTCGGGTGTGCCGGTGGCCTGCGCGTCCGCCGTGGTCGCGAGCAATTCGATATCGACGCCGCTGCCGTAGACCTTTTTGAGCGGCTCCAGGGCGTCAGCGAACGCGTGCTTCTTTGGGATTAATGAGCCGCCAAACCAGTGGCGCCGGGTCATGCGGGGCGGGCGGTCGAAGGCGCCTGCGAGTTTTCGCTCAACCTGCGGCATATGACAGGATTGGCAGGTCTGGTCGGTCTTCGGATAGTCGCTGGACGCCCATTCCTTGCCGGTGGTGAAGAAGCAGCCGAGGTTCTGCGCCGGAAACATCGCCTCGGCGTTATGGCATTGGGTGCAATTGTCGGGCGTGAGGAGTTTGGGATCTTTGGCGGTGGCGTGCGGGGCGTCGGTGTCGCCAAAGGGCCCGTAGACCACGCCGTCGCGCACATGGCAGGTCGCGCACGAGATCGCCTCGTCCTGGAACTCCCGGTCAAAGCGTGGGTTTTTGGCGTAAATAGGCTGATTGATTTGGCCGTCTTTGAGATCCACGACTAACTCGGGGAGCTGCTCGATGTTCGGCGTATGGCAATTGACGCACATCCAGCCGACGTCGTTTTGGTGGTCGTCGCCGCCGCGTGATTTCTCCAACTCGGCCATAAATTGCGCGTCATCGAGCCAGGCGCGCCGATGCGTCGAGAGCTGCCATTCCTGGTAGATCTCGGTGTGGCAGCCGCCGCAGGTCGACGCCTTGGTGTCGGGCAAGCCGGCCGGCACGTCGTTTGGCGGGCGAGGGCGCTGGAAATACGGGCGCGACTCGTAAAACGCCCAGGCCCGCTCGACGACCTCTTCGGGCGGGATGTTGGCGTAGGCTTTCGCCGATGAACCTTCGTGCGGCGCGCTTGCAACTTCGCTATCCTCGAGTTCGACCGACTTCTGCACAAAGAAGTAGACGCCTGCGCCTGCAAGTAGGAGTAGGAGCGCGATAAGCAGTGCGATTTTAGGTCGAGACATCATGGATAGGTGCTTTGCGGGCGGGAGAAATGGCTAAATCTCGGCGCCGGTGCGCCGAGATTCGGTGGATGGCTGCAGCAGACGTCCCCCCGGGCCGGCTTATTCGTAGGGGTTCTGGAAGACGTCGCCGCTATAGCTGAGGCCGAGCGTTGCCGTCCATCCCTGGGCGACGAATTCACCCACCGGAATATAACTAGCGTTGGCCTCGAGGGCAAAGCCGGCGTAGATATTCGCGATGACGCCGCCCGAAAGGTTGAGGTAGCTTTTGGTGGGGCGCTCGTTGTCGCTGGTGAGCGTCTGGACGCCGTCGGCGCGTACCATCAGCGCGATACGCTCGGGCCAGACGAAGACGCCGAAATCCGCGGCGAAGTCGACGCCATCACCAAAGCCGTTGAGGCGAATGCGCGGCCCGGTTTGCACGCCGAACCAGCCCGGGATGGGGTAGAGGGAGCAGCCAAATGATGCGTGGGCCACGAGATCCACGCTGCCGTCGCCGAGCGCGGGCGTATAGCGCTGCACACCCTGTTTTCCCATATCGACCGCGCTTAAGCCGTTCTGCGCGCTGAGCGTGCCGGAGTACAGCGGGATGCGCGCGCCGGGGGCGACCGACGCCGAGCAGGAGCCCTCAAGCACCGCAATTTGCAGGGCGAGGTCGAGGTCGCCGGCGCCCCAGCGGTGGTAGCGCTCGCGCGGGCTGATCTCGTTGGTGCTCTTATAGAACGCCGTATTGAAGTTCAGGGCGACTCCGGGGAATACGCCCACCTCGCCGTAAAGACCCAGGCCCTTCTGCGAGGCGCTATACCCCGCGTCGACCAACTCTCCGTCGAGGTTAAACGCCTGGTCGCTGGAGAAACTGGAGCCCGACACCTTCAGATAAGACTCCCCGGGGGCCTTGACCCACGGGCCCGCGTGGGCGGGCGCCGCGAGGCCGGCGAGGAGGGTAAGGCCGCCCAGAAGGGCGGCGAAATGCGTGTGCTTATTCACTGTGATTCTCAAGCTGGGGTTGTGCGATGGGGTAGTCGCCGCGCGACCATTCGGCCCAGGAGCCGTCGTAATTCTTGGGCTCTTCGCCGAGCCAGCGCAGCAGGCCGTAGATCACCGTGGAGCGGGTGCCGGTCTGGCAATAGGCGACCACGACGGCGCCTTCTTTTAGGAAGCCCGCGGCTTCGAATTCAGCGCGGATCTCTTCTTTGGGGCGAAGGTTGTCGTTCTCGTCGAAGACATTCTCCCAATAATACCAGATGGCGCCGGGGATATTACCCTGACGAGGGTCATCCTGGTCGCCGGATTGACGCACCTCGGTGCCCTCAAACTCGGTCTCGCGGCGGGTGTCGATCAGGACGGCGTTTTCGTCGTCGATGGCGGCGCGGACTTCGTCGGCCGTTGCGATCGCGCTGGGGCGCTTGGCCAGGACGAAGTCGCCTTTCGTGATTTCGGGCGCGTCGGTCTCCGGGGTGAAGTTCAGCCCCGCCTCAAGGGCCGGGTAGCCGGGGGCGTACACGTAGACTTCGCCGTGGCCGTAGTATTCGAGGGTCCAGTGGAGTCGAAACGCGCCGGTGGAGCGCGGGCTGCCGTAGATGACGACCGGGCGGGCGTTGTCGACGCCCAGGTCGCGCACCAGTTGCTGGGCCAGCGGAATGTCGGCGATCAAGATGCCGAAGTCGTCTTTCCACTCGCGCCCGCCGTTGTTGTGCACGGCGCCGGGATAGTGTCCCTGCTCGTATTCCTCGAGCTTGCGCACGTCGATGATGGTCGCGCCCTCGCCGGCGAGCTGCTCGAACTCGGCAAGTTCGATCACGACCTGTCCCTTCAGGGGCGCGGCGACCGCGTTTCGCTCTTCTTCGGGCCGGTCGTCGATGATCTCAAACGAGGAACCGCAGGCGCCGATGAAGCCGATGAGTAATAATAATCCAAGCAGCGAGTATCCGAGGCGAAACCGTTTATTGTTCATTTTGAATCTCCATAGGGATTTTGCGACGAAATCCGCGCATTCGCGCGAAGGGCAGTGGGTCGATTGGGCGTAGAAGCCGAATCTAAGTACCGATTCAGTAATACCCATGTATTCCTACCTGTCAACTAGGGATTATCGCGGTGCCGGGGTTTTTGGTTCGCCGCGGGGGGGAGACTCTTCGCCATGCGCCCCAAGCCGCCGCGCCTCGGCGCGGCGGCTTGGGGCGCGGTTTTGTTGGCAAAAATCGGCGCCATGCGCTACACCTACGGGAACCAACGCACCCGGTTGCGCGAAAGACCAAGAGTTCCGACTTAACCAAAGGCATGTGGTGTCGAGTCCCAAGAGACAGTCAGCGGGCATTTTAGCGGGGAACGAGGCGTTCCGGTATTTCTTGTGGCGCCAGCGCTCGCTCGCGGATGCGCTCAACGGGCATTTGCCCGAGTTATTGGCGACCGATGGGCGACGCGTGCGCCGGATTTTCGCGGGGGATCGCTATCTATCGATGCAGGAATACGATGACGCAAAGAGCGCTTTAGAGATTGCAGAAATGGTCGAAGGCCGCGGCTCAGTCGGCGCGGGCTTGCGCGGGTACTCGATGTACGCCGAGCACGACTCGGTGGCCATTTGGAATTATGCGAACTCCGCCGAGCCGGCGTGGGTGGCGGTGCCTTTTGCGAAGTGGTCGGAGCGGGCGGCGTTCTTGGCTCAACTGCCCGGCTACGGCGAAGGAGTGGCGCGGCTGCGGCTGTGCGGCGGCGCGCGACTTCGCTGGGTCAGCGGGCGTCTGATGTTTGAAGCCGCGCTCGAGCAGCGAAATGACGGCTTTTATGATGATAAGACCACCCAGGACTTAATGGACCATCTGGTCGACATCCGCCTGGAGACTACGATTGAGAAGGGCGGCGCGGTGGCGCCCATACGCCTGGTTGGGCGCAATATACTGGGCGGTGAGATTCAGCGCACGGGCCCGCGCCGAGTCGAGACCGCCTGGGAGTTTAACTCGGCGATCTACGAGCAATTTCGCGATGACCCCAGCCTGCGGGCCTGGTTCGTGCTCACCTTTGATACGAGCCTCTTTTGCGTGCCGCAGCCGTGGCGCGATTGGTGGTTCGAGGTGGAGTTCCCGAGCAAGATTAATATGTGAGCACACTCGCCGCGACCATGCTAATTGCGAAGCGTCGCGATCTCGGGCACCCTGCGCGAGCGTTCGATTTTGAAAAACTCAATTCAATGATGATTTAACTTAGAGCTGGAGCCACTGCGTGAATCCCGATATTTTCCGAAAATACGATATTCGAGGCATCGCCGCGACCGACCTTTCTGACGAAGTGATCGCCAAGATCAGTCGCGCCTATGCGACCCGTTTGTTGCGCCTGAACGCCGACGCCAAGCCCGACGCGAAGTTGCGCGTGGCGGTGGGGCGCGACGCGCGCGGCTCGAGCGACCGGATATTTGCGACCCTGGCCGAAGGCCTTCAGAGCGCGGGCATCGACGTCTTCGACCTGGGCATGGTGCCCACGCCGTTGGTCTATTTCTCCAGCCATATCCACGGCTATGACGGCGTGATTCAGATCACGGGCAGTCATAACCCGGCCGAATATAACGGCTGCAAGATGATGATGGGCAAGGAAACCCTGCACGGCGAGAGCATCCAGGAGTTGCGCGAGCTCGCCGAGAGCGGCGACTTCGTGGTCGGCGGTGAGCGCGGCACGCTCAACGATCACGCGACGATTATCGAGGAGTATATCGAGTGGGTGCGCAAGGATATCACGCCGGGCAAGCGCAAGCTGAAGGTGGCGCTTGATAGCGGCAACGGCGCGGCCGGCGTAGTCGCCCCCGAGTTGGTTCGCCGGGTGTTTGGCGGCGAGGTTATCGAGCTGTATTCGGACCCCGATCCGGCGTTCCCGAACCATCATCCCGACCCGACGGTTGAAGAGAACCTGCAGGACCTGATCGAGGTGGTGCGCCGCGAGAAATGCGACCTCGGCGTCGCCTATGACGGCGACGGCGACCGCATCGGCGCAGTTGACGAGAAGGGCGATGTCATCTGGGGCGATAAATTGCTCATCATCCTGGGTCGCGCGCTGCTTAAAGCGACGCCCGGCGCCACGATTATTGGCGAGGTGAAATGCTCGCAGACCCTCTTCGATGATATCGAGGCCCGGGGCGGCACGCCGGTGATGGCCCAGGTCGGACATAGCCTGATTAAGGCGAAGATCATCGAGACCGACGCCGAGTTGGCCGGTGAGATGAGCGGGCATATCTTCTTCAACGACCGCTTCTTCGGCTTTGACGACGCGCTCTATACGACCTGCCGCGCGATGGAGATTTTGTCGGCCACCGACGCGCCGTTCTCCTCGCTGCTCGACGGTGTCCCTGAGACCTTCGCGACGCCCGAGATTCGCATGGATTGCGACGAGCAATTGAAGTTCAAGATCCCGGGCGTCGTCGCCGATCATTTCAGCGCGGACCACGACGTCATCACCATCGACGGCGTGCGGGTGAAATTCGAAAACGGCTGGGGATTGGTGCGGGCTTCGAATACCCAGCCCGTGTTGGTGCTGCGCGTCGAGGCCGAATCGGAGGCCGACCGCGACGCGTATTTGAAGCTTATCGAAGACGCGATCAACGCGGCGCGCGACCAGTTGGCGGGTTGACCTTGGAGTAATGGGCGGCGCTCGCGAGGGCGCCGCCTGATGGAGCCTCGCCCAGGCTCAGCGGCGCTCTAGATGCCCCAGGGGGCGGTGCGCTGCTCGCGCAACTCGACCAGCAGCGCGGCCGTCTCGAGC encodes:
- a CDS encoding vWA domain-containing protein; this translates as MQFTGLPFSTIMTLAGVVAVGVTVLYLLKLRKRRIQVPFSHLWSRVLANKRTQTSFWRRFRRILSWLLHIIMVALLAFALADPHPSDEAVKGRHLLLLIDNSASMAATDVSGGADRMDVARQKAAEILDSVGPEDRVMLAAFNEHIQPLSPFVAQASLLEKPLQEIEAVATGTSYDDALSFAADSLRGTTDAQLVLISDGAGLREATLDKFDFGENTIIRHLKVGESGGNIGVTAFNVRRYLSNKLDYELFVQVRNYFDRSVEAELEIYADGRLVDTKPIRLEANETKQDFYPSQAVAGERLEARVRLTSRDARDHFPMDNRAFAMLPKTQKASVLLVSDGNLFLEGPLMLNLNIKLKKVATAEYTPEMSGQYDVTLFDRFAPPKDILPEAGNFVFFNPPAENSPWEVSGVIEDPIITTVQKSHPLMRWITLKDLNITEASQWRTGRWDSVVASSFGKPIVVTRAEVDQKMVGIAFDIQKSDLPLRVALPVLMINIIDYFTLDDASYIPNYTTGETWAVDLGIDVDKATVTRPSGEQIEVPAFNKRALFQGDEIGFYTITASTSGENPTKVRQTIAGNLSNPEESRITPTDLELGDKEVEQGVDNLIFERNELWIWAILALLALLLLEWFSYNRRITV
- a CDS encoding DUF58 domain-containing protein; amino-acid sequence: MAPKDDPFDDAFLKKLEYLYVVSKKIVAGKNQAKRKTRLVGSGIDFADHRPYAPGDDFRGLDWKVFARTQKLFLRLFEEEEDLYIYFLIDCSPSMILGEPTKWEYAKKLVAALGYIGLSNLDRVSVIPFSSKLDGRLPPARGKAQIFKIFDFLRKLEPGKNTSLEDAFSTFVTQNKRQGIAVVLSDFYDPSGFEEGLNKLRYFKFEPIVLHIYDERELNPTLQGEMELVDVETGEVCRVTLTPELVREYRQAFIDFSDELEDYCTRKSVLYFRVPIQEAFDELVLRVFRAGGFLK
- a CDS encoding AAA family ATPase, which codes for MTTDAQAPTSAKIEEKVAQFQRDCLRMREEMGKMMVGQRPIIDGVLITMLSGGNVLLEGVPGLGKTMLVRTLSETLGLAFSRIQFTPDLMPTDILGTTMIVDDEQGGKHFKFERGPIFANIVLADEINRATPKTQAAMLEAMQERSVTIGKETMKLDDPFFVLATQNPLEMEGTYPLPEAQLDRFLYKLNVPFPSLDELHTIMERTTQSERPEVSEVIDQKRLLEMKEFARQVPLARHVQDYALRLLQATHPDNPSAPDITKRYVRFGSSPRGAQGILLSSKVRALFDGRFNVSTDDIRASALPAFRHRVILNFEGEAEGITSDQILAEILKSVPENSK
- a CDS encoding multiheme c-type cytochrome; the encoded protein is MMSRPKIALLIALLLLLAGAGVYFFVQKSVELEDSEVASAPHEGSSAKAYANIPPEEVVERAWAFYESRPYFQRPRPPNDVPAGLPDTKASTCGGCHTEIYQEWQLSTHRRAWLDDAQFMAELEKSRGGDDHQNDVGWMCVNCHTPNIEQLPELVVDLKDGQINQPIYAKNPRFDREFQDEAISCATCHVRDGVVYGPFGDTDAPHATAKDPKLLTPDNCTQCHNAEAMFPAQNLGCFFTTGKEWASSDYPKTDQTCQSCHMPQVERKLAGAFDRPPRMTRRHWFGGSLIPKKHAFADALEPLKKVYGSGVDIELLATTADAQATGTPDPDFGADSTRCDADQPCLRYWVRLSNRNAGHKFPTGDPERHAEIHVSATNAQGEVIAQASDLIASRYQWWPSIEKLTDNRILPGAHHDILLEIPLDASEDKRKTAPITVEINAHKYRMYKEAFEHHDLEGETVRGRQFHLSKWRFTPADPSPKLLSVTDDAGTRSGDEGAP
- a CDS encoding sulfurtransferase, translating into MNNKRFRLGYSLLGLLLLIGFIGACGSSFEIIDDRPEEERNAVAAPLKGQVVIELAEFEQLAGEGATIIDVRKLEEYEQGHYPGAVHNNGGREWKDDFGILIADIPLAQQLVRDLGVDNARPVVIYGSPRSTGAFRLHWTLEYYGHGEVYVYAPGYPALEAGLNFTPETDAPEITKGDFVLAKRPSAIATADEVRAAIDDENAVLIDTRRETEFEGTEVRQSGDQDDPRQGNIPGAIWYYWENVFDENDNLRPKEEIRAEFEAAGFLKEGAVVVAYCQTGTRSTVIYGLLRWLGEEPKNYDGSWAEWSRGDYPIAQPQLENHSE
- a CDS encoding phosphomannomutase/phosphoglucomutase codes for the protein MNPDIFRKYDIRGIAATDLSDEVIAKISRAYATRLLRLNADAKPDAKLRVAVGRDARGSSDRIFATLAEGLQSAGIDVFDLGMVPTPLVYFSSHIHGYDGVIQITGSHNPAEYNGCKMMMGKETLHGESIQELRELAESGDFVVGGERGTLNDHATIIEEYIEWVRKDITPGKRKLKVALDSGNGAAGVVAPELVRRVFGGEVIELYSDPDPAFPNHHPDPTVEENLQDLIEVVRREKCDLGVAYDGDGDRIGAVDEKGDVIWGDKLLIILGRALLKATPGATIIGEVKCSQTLFDDIEARGGTPVMAQVGHSLIKAKIIETDAELAGEMSGHIFFNDRFFGFDDALYTTCRAMEILSATDAPFSSLLDGVPETFATPEIRMDCDEQLKFKIPGVVADHFSADHDVITIDGVRVKFENGWGLVRASNTQPVLVLRVEAESEADRDAYLKLIEDAINAARDQLAG